The following is a genomic window from Pseudomonas promysalinigenes.
GCAGGTGGAGGAGGCGTTGACCAGTGGCATCACCACGTTCATCGGCGGTGGCACCGGCCCTGCTACTGGCACCAATGCCACCACCTGTACGCCAGGGCCCTGGTACTTGGCCCGCATGCTCCAAGCCGCCGATTGCCTGCCGATCAATATCGGCCTGCTGGGTAAAGGCAATGCGTCGCGCCCTGAAGCGCTGCGCGAACAGATCGCCGCGGGTGCGGTGGGCCTGAAGCTGCACGAAGACTGGGGCTCGACCCCGGCTGCCATCGATTGCTGCCTGGGGGTGGCCGAAGAGATGGACATCCAGGTCGCCATCCATACCGATACCCTGAACGAATCCGGCTGCATCGAGGATACCTTGGCGGCCATTGGCGACCGCACCATCCATACCTTCCACACCGAAGGTGCCGGTGGCGGACATGCCCCTGACATCATTCGCGCGGCGGGGCAGGCCAATGTGTTGCCGTCCTCGACCAACCCGACCCTGCCATACACCATCAATACGGTCGACGAGCACCTGGACATGCTGATGGTCTGCCACCACCTGGACCCGAGCATTGCCGAGGACGTGGCATTTGCCGAGTCGCGCATCCGCCGCGAGACCATCGCCGCCGAAGACATCCTCCACGACATGGGCGCCTTTGCCATGACCTCATCCGACTCCCAGGCAATGGGCCGGGTGGGCGAAGTGGTGCTGCGCACCTGGCAGGTGGCCCATCAGATGAAGCTGCGCCGTGGCCCGCTGGCACCGGACACCTCCTACAGCGATAACTTCCGGGTCAAACGCTATATCGCTAAGTACACCATCAACCCGGCGTTGACCCATGGCATCGCCCATGAAGTCGGCTCGGTGGAAGTCGGCAAGCTGGCCGACCTGGTGCTGTGGGCGCCGGCTTTCTTTGCGGTCAAGCCTGCCTTGGTGATCAAGGGCGGGATGATCGCCACTGCGCCCATGGGCGACATCAACGGCTCGATCCCGACGCCGCAGCCTGTGCACTACCGGCCGATGTTCGGCGCCATGGGGGCGGCGCGACATGCCACGCGCATGACCTTCCTGCCCCAGGCCGCCATGGACCGTGGTTTGCACCAGGAGCTTGGGCTGCAGAGCCTGATTGGCATAGCGCACGGTTGCCGCCAAGTGCGCAAGGCCGACATGGTCCACAACACCCTGCAACCGCTGATCGAAGTCGATTCGCAGACGTACCAGGTTCGTGCCGACGGCCAGTTGCTGGTCTGCGAGCCGGCCAGCGAACTGCCGCTGGCCCAGCGTTATTTCCTGTTCTGAAGGAGTGAAGATGATTGTTCTGACCCGCCGAATCGAGGCATCCGACAATGTCACTGCAAGCGTCACCTTGGATGTCGACAGCCGCATCAAGAGCCGCTTGCGGGTAACCCTCGACGATGGCCGTGAAGCTGGCTTGATGCTCGAACGTGGCCACCTGCTGCGTGGCGGCGAGTTGCTCACCGATGATGCCGCAAGCCAAGTGGTGCGTGTGCTGGCGGCACCAGAAGCGGTATCGACAGTGCGTTGCGCCGACCCCCACCTGCTGGCGCGCGCGGCTTATCACCTTGGCAACCGCCATGTTCCCCTGCAGATCGAACCGGGCTTGCTGCGTTATCAGCACGACCATGTGCTCGACGACATGCTGCGGGGCCTGGGCCTGACGGTACAAGCCGAGCAGGCTCCCTTCGAGCCTGAAGCCGGCGCTTACCAGAGTGCGCCGCACGGCCACAGCCACAGCCACAGCCATGGCAACGACCACCCCTTCGTGCGCCTGCCTGCCCATTCCTGAAACGTTCCCCGTAGGAGTCCACCATGAAAAAGATTTTCGCCCTTGCACTGTTGATGGTCGCGTTGCCGGCTTTCGCTCACCCCGGCCACGATGGCAACCCGTTGCATGATGGTCTGCTGCACCCGCTGACCGGGCTCGACCACCTGCTGATGCTGCTTGGCACAGGCGTGCTCGCCGCACTGACCCGGCGCAACCTGACCCTGCCGTTGGCCACCCTGGCGTCGATGTTCGCCGGTGCGGTGTGCGGCCACCTGTTCGGCGACGTGCTGGGCATGGAAACCATGATTGCCGTCTCGGTGCTGGTTGCCGCCGCCGCAGTCCTGCTGCCAAGCCGCCAATTGGTGTTGGCCTTGGCCATGCCGGTGTTCGCCCTGTTCCACGGCTGGGCCCATGGCGTTGAAGCTACCCCGAGCGCATTCTGGATGTTCAGCGCAGGCTTCGTCACCGTCAGCGGCCTGCTGTTGCTGGCCGGTTTCGCGGTAGGTTGCCTGCTGCGTCGCCACAGCGGCCTGCAGAAAGCCTTCGGCGGCGGCATGTTGGCCGGTGCTGCTCTGGTGCTCGCTGGGTGATGAACAGCGACCTGGCACTGCTGCGCTTGCTGCAGTTGGCCAGCCCGGGCCTGCCGGTGGGTGGTTTCACCTACTCACAGGGCTTGGAGTGGGCCGTCGAGGCTGGCTGGGTGCGTGACACCGCCAGCTTCTGCGCCTGGCAGCGCGAACAGATCCACGACACCCTGGCCTGCCTTGACTGGCCTGTGCTGGCGCGCCTGTACCACGCTTGCGAGGCCGACGATTCACACGCGTTCACTCGCTGGAGCCAATTCTTGCTGGCCAACCGCGAAACGGCCGAATTGCGCCTGGAAGAACAGCAGCGCGGCGCGGCCCTGGCGCGGATGCTCGATGGTTGGCAGCTAGGTCAGGAGCCTGCCTGGCGCAGCAGCCTGGAACTCAGCCAGCTCGGCGCCATGGCATGGCTCGCCGCGCACTGGCAGATACCCCTTCGTCAACTCGCCCTTGGCCATGCTTTCGCCTGGCTGGAAGGGGCGGTGATGGCCGGGGTCAAGCTGGTGCCGTTCGGCCAGCAGGCAGCGCAGACTCTTCTGCGGGATCTGGGCGCCGAACTGCCGTGCGTGCTGGACCGGGCCCTGACGCTGGCTGATGACCAGCTAGGCGGGGGTCTGCCGCTGTTGGCGATCGCTTCATCACGTCACGAAACTCAATACACCCGTTTATTCCGTTCCTGAGGACTGCCTCCATGCAAAGCTATCAGCAACCCCTGCGCGTCGGTGTCGGCGGCCCGGTCGGCTCTGGCAAGACCGCACTGCTCGAATGCCTGTGCAAGGCCATGCGTGACCACTACCAGATCGCCGTTGTCACCAACGATATCTACACCAAGGAAGACCAGCGTATTCTCACCGAAGCCGGCGCGCTTGAGCCTGAGCGGATTGTCGGCGTAGAAACCGGCGGCTGCCCGCACACCGCCATCCGTGAAGATGCTTCGATGAACCTTGCGGCGGTAGAAGCACTGGCACGCAAGTTCGGCAACCTTGAGGTGATTTTCGTCGAGAGTGGCGGCGATAACCTCAGCGCCACTTTCAGCCCGGAACTGGCCGATCTGACCATCTACGTCATCGACGTGGCCGAGGGTGAAAAGATCCCGCGTAAAGGCGGCCCCGGCATCACCAAGTCGGATTTTTTGGTGATCAACAAGACTGACCTGGCGCCTTATGTGGGTGCCTCGCTGGAAGTGATGGAGCGTGACACCCAGCGCATGCGGCCCCAGCGGCCCTGGACCTTCAGCAACCTGAAGAAAGGTGAGGGTCTGCAGGCGGTGATCGACTTCATCGTCGAGCGTGGAATGCTCGGCGTCAGAGGCTGAACAGCGGTCAATGGGTGGGCTTGGCTAAAACGCTGCTGCCAGTGAGATCGAGCGCCGCCTGTGCGGCGCCCGGTTGCCGCCTCGATGAAAGAAACAAGGCGACCTCATTGCTAGGTTCAACCGTGCAGGGTTTCGATCAACGCCCAGAGCGCTGGATCATCGAAATCCTTCACAACCAGTTTTGCTCCAGCCGCAAGCAGGCGCTCTGGCGTCTGCGTGGTGGCAACCCCAACGGTGAATATTCCGGCGCCGCTTGCCGCAGCAACCCCCGGCAACGAGTCCTCGAATGCCAACGCTTCACTCGCCAGCGCCTCTAGGCGCAACAGGCCGGTCAAGTACGGCAGCGGATCAGGCTTTGGCCGCGCCAGCTCCTCCGCTACCAATACGTGCTCGAAACGAGCTGCCAACCCCATGGCGTTGAGCATGTGCTCGGCATTGAGCCGCGGCGCATTGGTGACCACGCACATGCCGATGTCCCAGGCGCGGGCATGGTCCATCAGGCGCAGCAGGCCGGGCAGGGGGTGCAGTTCAGTGGACAGTTCGCGGAACAGCGTCTCCTTACGCTCGGCAAGCGCCTGGCGCTCGCTTGTGCTCGCCAGTGGAAACAATTCAGCGAACAATGCGCCATTGGCGCGCCCACTGACCTGGGCGTCAAATTGCTCCTGGGTCAGTTCGCGGCCGTCATAGGCGTTGAGTAATTGGCGAAATGCCTGCAAATGCAGGGTATCGGTGTCGGTCAAGGTTCCATCGAGATCGAACAGCAGGGCAGTCAGCATCAGGTATCCAGGTCAAAGAAAACAAACACGCAGGATTGAAAACATCCAGGTGGCTGTAGGCATTTGCGCTCTCAAGCCCCAATTGAGCAACAACACAACGGGGCGTCGGATGGGATCTGCAAATCTGAATGGTCGATGATAGCTCGACCCCACCACTAGTACCCGATTGATCTCGACACGCTTGCCTGCGACGCTACGTAGCGGATAGCGAACGGTACGTCCTCTGACCCAATACCCCTCACAGTACGAAAGGCTGCTATCGATCCACAGCGTACACTTGCCTGCTCCGCTTCAGAGCACCTTGAACCCGTGGGTGCCATCGCGCTCAAGTTGCGCAATCAAGCCGAATTCCCAGTCCAGGTAACCCTGCATCGCTTCGCGAGGATTGTCTGTGCCCTCGTAGGGGCGCCGATAGCGATCACTTCTTCGCACGGCAAGTTGGGATTCGCCAGTCTCCAGCGGCAGCCCGGCAGCGATCCACTGCGCAGTGCCGCCCTCAAGCAGGTAGACCGGAGTGCGTGTGAGTGCCTGCAGGTCTTGAACGGCGAAGCGCGCCAGCAGGCTGCTGCCGCAGGTCAGCACGTAGCGACTGGCCTGAGGCAGCCGTTCCAAGGCCTCGGCCAGTTGTGCACGAATTGCCCAGTGGGCGCCTGGGATATGGCGTTTGACGTAGTTTGCACTGGTGGTGAAGTCCAGCAACACCGTGCCGTCTTGCTTGAGCCAAGTGGACAGTTGCTCGACACTGATCTCGTTGGCTGCGGGCAGGTCTGGCAGTGGCGGCTGCCATTCACCCGCGTTGTCGAAGTCAGCCGGCGACAATCCGTCGAGCACGGCGACCTGCCAGCCCATTTGTGCCAGCCACGAGGCGCTCATGTTGGCGCGGACACCGTCGTCGTCCACCAGCACGATCCGCGCCCCGCGCACGCTTGCCACGTGGTCGGTTTCCTGTACCAATTGACCACCCGGTACCGAACGGCTGCCAGGCAGGTGCCCGGCGCTATATTCCTCAGGCGTACGCACGTCGAACAGGTAAGTGGTGCGGCCGGCTTCGGTCTGCCATTGCGCGAGTCCGGCACGGTCCAGCCGCAGTACCCCGGCACGATCGGCCACTTGACGGGCCTGGCGCCCAGCATTGGCACGGGTGCCGGCGCCGACCTCAGTGAAGCGCCGCTGCTGGCCGTGGGCCAGTCGCTGACCGGCGAGTGTCCAGCCAATGGTCCCATTGCGCAGGGCCGCCACCGGGTTGGGTATGCCTGCGTTGACCAGTGACTGAGTGCCGATGATGCTGCGAGTACGGCCGGCACAATTGACCACTACCTGGGTGTTTGGATCTGGCGCCAACTCAGCCACCCGCAGCACCAGTTCGGCGCCTGGCACGCTGATGCCTCCCGGTATACTCATGGTCTGATATTCGTCAAAACGGCGGGCATCCAGCACTATTACGTCGGCTTTTTCATCCAGCAGCGCCTGGACCTGCTCGGCAGCCAGAGACGGCGTGTGGCGCACGCTTTCCACCAGTTCGCCAAAAGCCTTGCTTGGCACGTTGACATCACGGAACAGCTCGCCACCGGCAGCGCGCCAGCCGGCCAGGCCGCCGTCGAGCACGGCCACGTCGCTATAGCCCAGCGCAAACAGGCGCCGTGCGGCCACCGTGGCGAGGCCTTCGCCATTGTCGTAGACGGTGATGGGGGTTGCTGCTCGCGGCACGCGGGCGAGTACTTCAAGTTCCAGTTTAGACAGGGGAATGTTGGCGGCGAAGAGCGGGTGGCCCTGGGCGAACGGATCTTCTTCGCGCACGTCGATCAGGGCCAATTCCTCCCGGGCCAGCAGGGCTCGACGGATGTCGCGATAGCGGCGGGTGGTGACAGTGCTCATCGGATAGGGTTCTCTTTGGATAGGTCCCAGATGTTGGGCAGGTGGGTATTGGAGTAGCCGGAAATGAACGGTTTTTCGCTGCCGTCCTCTGCGTAAACAGCGCGCTTGATCGCGCCGATATTGCCGCCGTAGACATGAATGCTGATCGACACCTGGTCGGCGAAGGCATTGCTGACCTGATGTATGTCACTGACGCCGGGCAACACTGCCTCAACCTGGCCAGGCAACAAGCGCACTGCCGGGCCCTGTTGTGAGAGTGCGCCTCGACCGTCGCGCACGAAACCTTGCGCCAGCTCCGCGCCGCGCAGCATCCCAATCAGGCCCCAGACCCGGTGGTCATGCACCGGCGTTTGCTGGCCGGGGCCCCAGACGAAGCTCACCACAGAGAAACGCTGACGCGAGTCGCAATGCAGAAGGTACTGCTGGTAGCGCTGTGGATCAGGCTGGGCGAGGTCGTTTGGCAGCCAGTCGTCGTGGGCGACCAGCTCGGCAAGTAACTGCTGGCCGCGGGTAAGCAGGTCACTGTCGTCAGGGCGCTGGTCTAGCAGTGCGGCGAGGCGGTCGATGAAGTGTCGCAAGCGCTCCGGGCGCAATGTCTGGGTCATGGATCATGCTCAGGTTCTGGGTGTGAGTTAACCCTAGCAAACCAATCATATATTCTCAAAATGCAAAATGATCATAAGCTAATATGCATAAAATGCATTTACAGCGCTGGCATTCTGTTTTGAAATGTCATTAGCCCAAGGGCTGAGCTGAAACCTAATGTGCATTGCAGGCACTGCTTAACAAGGTTAGTGTTATAAAAATAACCTTATGAATTCCTTGTGGTTATATAAGGCTTTTGACGAGACCGCACGCGCGGATCGCCTCATCTTCCCCCGGTGGGTAATTGGAGACGAACGTGCGCTACATCAAACATTTGGCGGCCACATTGTTGGCCATAACATTCAGCGGTGCTGCCGCCGCCCAGACGCTGGTAGTGGGTGACCAAAGCTACAACGCCCGTGCAGTAATGGAAGCGGCCGGCGTACTCAGCGACCTGCCCTACACCCTGGAATGGAAGCAATTTACCGCCGGCTCGCCGGTGGCGGAGGCGCTCAATGTCGGCAGCCTCGACATCGGCCTGCTCGGCGATGCACCCCCGTTGTTCCTCGGTGCGCTCGGGGCGCCGATCAAGGTCATCGCGGTCAGCCACCAGAACCTTGCAGGTGTCGCTATTCTTGCGCGCAAAGATTCGTCGATCCAAAGCCTGCAGGACCTACGCGGCAAACGTGCAGCGATCTGGAAGGGCTCGTGGAGTCAGCAGTTGCTATTGAGTGCTCTGGACAAGGCTGGAGTGCCACGCGAGGCAGTTGAACTGCGCTACCTCAGCGCCCTTGATGCTTCTCATGCCTTGGACGGCGGCTCGGTAGATGTCATAGCCACCTGGGAGCCCTATGTCACCCAACAGGAGCGCCAGGGCGCCCGTGTGCTGGCTACCGCCGAGGGGGTGATCCCCGCGCAAAGCTTCGTGGTGGCCAACATCAAGGCCGTGGAGCAAAAGCGCGCGCAGATTGCCGATTTCCTGCAGCGCCTGAAGAAAGCCCGCCAATGGACCTTGAAAGACACGGCCAATACCGATGCCTACGCCGACGCATGGGCCCAGCGCACGCGAGCCGACCGCGACATCGCCCGAGTCTGGTTCGCCCGCGCGCGCACTGACCTGGCGCCGCTGAATCCGCAGGTAATCGTCGATGCACAGAAGACCATCGACTTCTTCGCCGGGCTTGGCCTGATCAAAGCCTACCCGGCGTCGAGCCTATTCGACACTTCCTTTGGCACGGCCTTGCAGACGCCTGTTGCCGGCAACCACTGAAAGGAGCCTCCAATGAGCAAACGCCAGATCAAACTTGGTGCCCTGACCATGGGTTGCGGTGGCCCTGGTCGGCACAACCTGTGGCTTGATCCCGAGTTGCCGGCCGATGCCAGCATCAATATCGATTGGTACATCGACATCGCCCGCCAGGCCGAGGCGGCGCTATTCGATCTTATGTTCATCGTCGACAGCCAGTTCATCACCGCAAACTCGCCCTCGCACTACCTCAACCGTCTGGAGCCACTGACACTGCTTTCGGCGCTGGCGGTCAGCACTCGTCATCTCGGCTTGGTCGGTACCCTGACCACCTCCTACAACGCACCGTTCAACGTTGCTCGCCGGCTGGCCTCGCTTGACCTGATCAGCAAAGGCCGCGCCGGCTGGAACGTGGTCACCAGCGGCGATGCTGGCACTGCGGGCAATTATGGGTTGGACGAGCACTACGACTACGATACCCGCTATGCCCGGGCCCAGGAACATGTCCAGGTGGTGCAAGGTCTCTGGAATTCGTACGAGGACGATGCCTTCCCTCGGGACCGCACTAGTGGCCGCTTCCTAGACTCGGCCAAGTTGCACGCCCTCAATCACAGGGGCGAGTACTTTTCGGTGGTCGGGCCGCTGAACATACAACGTTCGCCGCAGGGCCAGCCGGTGATCTTCCAGGCCGGCGATTCCGAACAGGGCCGCGACCTCGGGGCCGCCACTGCCGACGTAGTGTTCACCCACGCTGCAAGCGTCGAGCAGGGCCAGGCGTTCTACCGCGATATCAAAGCTCGGGCCGCGCGGCGGGGGCGTGACCCGGAGCAGCTTTTGGTCATGCCAGGGGCGGAAATCTTCGTGGGCGATAGCGACGAGGACGGTCGCGAGATCGAACGCCACTATCATCAGACCGATCATAGCTTCGACCTGGCACTGAAGGAATTTGGGCGTAATTTTGGCTGGCACGATTTCAGCCAGTACGACCTTGATGCGCCGTTTCCCCAGGCCAGCCTCGAGTTCGCCCGCAGCAGTTTTTTCACCAACGCCAAGCGTATCGCTGACCAAGCCCGGGACAAAGGTTTTAGCCTGCGCCAGACAGTCGAGTTCGGTCGCCAGCTGCGTCCGGGAGCCTTCGTCGGTTCGGCGCAGACCGTGGCGCAAAGGATGGCCGAGTGGTTCGAGGCCCGGGCGCTGGACGGTTTCAATATCTACATCGGCCATCCCGGGCAGTTCCGCCGTTTCACCGAAGAGGTGGTGCCGCTGTTGCAGGAGCGGGGGGTTTACCGCACGGCGTATGAAGGCAGCACCTTGCGCGAGAATCTGGGGTTGCCCATCCCACGCTTTGGTGGTTAGTCGGTTCGCGGGGCTGGCGAGTAGTCCCGCGGCATGCGCTAGGTTTGTAAGTCGCCTGCCCGACGTTGTTGACCCCCTGCAAACCCAGCAGGCTACGCATCTGGATAGCCGGTGATGCGCCCAATAGGGCGTTTCAGCAGGGGGGGAACCTACTAGGCTGAGCGGGTGATGCAAGCGCCTTGCTGCTGCGCAACCAGCGCACGAATCCGCGGAATCAGCTCTTGCCCATATTCCACGGCGTCTCGTAACTGCTCGAACCCGCGAAATAGAAAAGTGCTTACGCCCAGTTCGTAATAGGCTAGCGCAGCCTCGGCCACCTGCTCGGGCGTGCCGACCAGCGAGGTAGAGTTGCCGGCGCCGCCGCCCAAGGCCGCGATCTCGGTCCACAACCGGGTGTCATGTACTTTGCGCTCTGCAGCCAACTGCACAAGGCGTTCGGAGCCGGCGTTGCTCTTACCGAAATTTTTCTCGCGGCGCTTGCCCTGGCGGATGCTGATGCGTTGCTGGGCATCGGCTAAGATGCGCTCGGCCCGCGCCCAGGCCTCTTCTTGCGTGGCACCGAGGATGGGGCGTAACGAGAGACTGAAGCGGATATGATTCTCCCGCCCGTACCGGGCAGCCGCCTTGCGCACCTGAGCGATGCGCTCGCGCACTTGCTCCAGTGGTTCACCCCACATCATGTATACGTCGGCATGTCGCGCGGCGACTTCCACTGCCGCGTCCGATGCCCCGGAGAAGTAGACTGGCAGCTTGCCCACGGGTTTCACCAGGGTCAGGTTGTCTTCCACCCGGTAGTGCGCCCCTTGATGGTCGAATGGAGTGGTCTGGGTCCAGGTATTGTGCAGTACCTCTAGGTATTCGTCAGTGCGCGCATACCGCGCATCCTTGTTGAGGAAGTCGCCGTCGCGCTGCAAGTCGCCGCTATCGCCGCCGGTGATCACATTGATCGAGGCACGGCCACGGCTCAATTGGTCGAGTGTGGCGAACTGTCGAGCGGTGAAGGTCGGGGCCTGGAAGCCGGGGCGGTGCGCCACAAGTAGGCCGATGCGCTCTGTCAGTGCAGCGACGTAGCTGGCCAGAATCATCGAGTCTGGGGCACTGGTGTTAACCGCCAGCAGGGCTTTATCGAAGCCTGCGTATTCCTGGGCCTGGGCAAAAGCCTTGATGAAGTCCAGG
Proteins encoded in this region:
- the ureC gene encoding urease subunit alpha, with protein sequence MSRISRRAYADMFGPTVGDRVRLADTELWVEVEQDFTIYGEEVKFGGGKVIRDGMGQGQMLAAHAMDLVLTNALIIDHWGIVKADIGVKHGRIAAIGKAGNPDVQPGVTVPVGPGTEVIAAEGKIVTAGGIDSHIHFICPQQVEEALTSGITTFIGGGTGPATGTNATTCTPGPWYLARMLQAADCLPINIGLLGKGNASRPEALREQIAAGAVGLKLHEDWGSTPAAIDCCLGVAEEMDIQVAIHTDTLNESGCIEDTLAAIGDRTIHTFHTEGAGGGHAPDIIRAAGQANVLPSSTNPTLPYTINTVDEHLDMLMVCHHLDPSIAEDVAFAESRIRRETIAAEDILHDMGAFAMTSSDSQAMGRVGEVVLRTWQVAHQMKLRRGPLAPDTSYSDNFRVKRYIAKYTINPALTHGIAHEVGSVEVGKLADLVLWAPAFFAVKPALVIKGGMIATAPMGDINGSIPTPQPVHYRPMFGAMGAARHATRMTFLPQAAMDRGLHQELGLQSLIGIAHGCRQVRKADMVHNTLQPLIEVDSQTYQVRADGQLLVCEPASELPLAQRYFLF
- the ureE gene encoding urease accessory protein UreE is translated as MIVLTRRIEASDNVTASVTLDVDSRIKSRLRVTLDDGREAGLMLERGHLLRGGELLTDDAASQVVRVLAAPEAVSTVRCADPHLLARAAYHLGNRHVPLQIEPGLLRYQHDHVLDDMLRGLGLTVQAEQAPFEPEAGAYQSAPHGHSHSHSHGNDHPFVRLPAHS
- a CDS encoding HupE/UreJ family protein, producing MKKIFALALLMVALPAFAHPGHDGNPLHDGLLHPLTGLDHLLMLLGTGVLAALTRRNLTLPLATLASMFAGAVCGHLFGDVLGMETMIAVSVLVAAAAVLLPSRQLVLALAMPVFALFHGWAHGVEATPSAFWMFSAGFVTVSGLLLLAGFAVGCLLRRHSGLQKAFGGGMLAGAALVLAG
- a CDS encoding urease accessory protein UreF, whose protein sequence is MNSDLALLRLLQLASPGLPVGGFTYSQGLEWAVEAGWVRDTASFCAWQREQIHDTLACLDWPVLARLYHACEADDSHAFTRWSQFLLANRETAELRLEEQQRGAALARMLDGWQLGQEPAWRSSLELSQLGAMAWLAAHWQIPLRQLALGHAFAWLEGAVMAGVKLVPFGQQAAQTLLRDLGAELPCVLDRALTLADDQLGGGLPLLAIASSRHETQYTRLFRS
- the ureG gene encoding urease accessory protein UreG → MQSYQQPLRVGVGGPVGSGKTALLECLCKAMRDHYQIAVVTNDIYTKEDQRILTEAGALEPERIVGVETGGCPHTAIREDASMNLAAVEALARKFGNLEVIFVESGGDNLSATFSPELADLTIYVIDVAEGEKIPRKGGPGITKSDFLVINKTDLAPYVGASLEVMERDTQRMRPQRPWTFSNLKKGEGLQAVIDFIVERGMLGVRG
- a CDS encoding HAD family hydrolase is translated as MLTALLFDLDGTLTDTDTLHLQAFRQLLNAYDGRELTQEQFDAQVSGRANGALFAELFPLASTSERQALAERKETLFRELSTELHPLPGLLRLMDHARAWDIGMCVVTNAPRLNAEHMLNAMGLAARFEHVLVAEELARPKPDPLPYLTGLLRLEALASEALAFEDSLPGVAAASGAGIFTVGVATTQTPERLLAAGAKLVVKDFDDPALWALIETLHG
- a CDS encoding rhodanese-related sulfurtransferase, with the protein product MSTVTTRRYRDIRRALLAREELALIDVREEDPFAQGHPLFAANIPLSKLELEVLARVPRAATPITVYDNGEGLATVAARRLFALGYSDVAVLDGGLAGWRAAGGELFRDVNVPSKAFGELVESVRHTPSLAAEQVQALLDEKADVIVLDARRFDEYQTMSIPGGISVPGAELVLRVAELAPDPNTQVVVNCAGRTRSIIGTQSLVNAGIPNPVAALRNGTIGWTLAGQRLAHGQQRRFTEVGAGTRANAGRQARQVADRAGVLRLDRAGLAQWQTEAGRTTYLFDVRTPEEYSAGHLPGSRSVPGGQLVQETDHVASVRGARIVLVDDDGVRANMSASWLAQMGWQVAVLDGLSPADFDNAGEWQPPLPDLPAANEISVEQLSTWLKQDGTVLLDFTTSANYVKRHIPGAHWAIRAQLAEALERLPQASRYVLTCGSSLLARFAVQDLQALTRTPVYLLEGGTAQWIAAGLPLETGESQLAVRRSDRYRRPYEGTDNPREAMQGYLDWEFGLIAQLERDGTHGFKVL
- a CDS encoding cysteine dioxygenase — protein: MTQTLRPERLRHFIDRLAALLDQRPDDSDLLTRGQQLLAELVAHDDWLPNDLAQPDPQRYQQYLLHCDSRQRFSVVSFVWGPGQQTPVHDHRVWGLIGMLRGAELAQGFVRDGRGALSQQGPAVRLLPGQVEAVLPGVSDIHQVSNAFADQVSISIHVYGGNIGAIKRAVYAEDGSEKPFISGYSNTHLPNIWDLSKENPIR
- a CDS encoding ABC transporter substrate-binding protein; protein product: MRYIKHLAATLLAITFSGAAAAQTLVVGDQSYNARAVMEAAGVLSDLPYTLEWKQFTAGSPVAEALNVGSLDIGLLGDAPPLFLGALGAPIKVIAVSHQNLAGVAILARKDSSIQSLQDLRGKRAAIWKGSWSQQLLLSALDKAGVPREAVELRYLSALDASHALDGGSVDVIATWEPYVTQQERQGARVLATAEGVIPAQSFVVANIKAVEQKRAQIADFLQRLKKARQWTLKDTANTDAYADAWAQRTRADRDIARVWFARARTDLAPLNPQVIVDAQKTIDFFAGLGLIKAYPASSLFDTSFGTALQTPVAGNH
- a CDS encoding LLM class flavin-dependent oxidoreductase encodes the protein MSKRQIKLGALTMGCGGPGRHNLWLDPELPADASINIDWYIDIARQAEAALFDLMFIVDSQFITANSPSHYLNRLEPLTLLSALAVSTRHLGLVGTLTTSYNAPFNVARRLASLDLISKGRAGWNVVTSGDAGTAGNYGLDEHYDYDTRYARAQEHVQVVQGLWNSYEDDAFPRDRTSGRFLDSAKLHALNHRGEYFSVVGPLNIQRSPQGQPVIFQAGDSEQGRDLGAATADVVFTHAASVEQGQAFYRDIKARAARRGRDPEQLLVMPGAEIFVGDSDEDGREIERHYHQTDHSFDLALKEFGRNFGWHDFSQYDLDAPFPQASLEFARSSFFTNAKRIADQARDKGFSLRQTVEFGRQLRPGAFVGSAQTVAQRMAEWFEARALDGFNIYIGHPGQFRRFTEEVVPLLQERGVYRTAYEGSTLRENLGLPIPRFGG
- a CDS encoding LLM class flavin-dependent oxidoreductase, whose product is MTLEFIGFISAQESSESQAPRGPLVDLDFIKAFAQAQEYAGFDKALLAVNTSAPDSMILASYVAALTERIGLLVAHRPGFQAPTFTARQFATLDQLSRGRASINVITGGDSGDLQRDGDFLNKDARYARTDEYLEVLHNTWTQTTPFDHQGAHYRVEDNLTLVKPVGKLPVYFSGASDAAVEVAARHADVYMMWGEPLEQVRERIAQVRKAAARYGRENHIRFSLSLRPILGATQEEAWARAERILADAQQRISIRQGKRREKNFGKSNAGSERLVQLAAERKVHDTRLWTEIAALGGGAGNSTSLVGTPEQVAEAALAYYELGVSTFLFRGFEQLRDAVEYGQELIPRIRALVAQQQGACITRSA